From a region of the Candidatus Hydrogenedentota bacterium genome:
- a CDS encoding P-II family nitrogen regulator: MKTITAVVRTHVLDRVLHALERCEHFPGVTVSTCHGESRGRGAGGTYSPEPGLSMREMARLEIYCTDDHCAHLAEVIRTAAHTGIPGDGVIGIADLVDIVRIRSGERNDAAV; encoded by the coding sequence ATGAAAACAATCACTGCCGTTGTTCGCACCCACGTGCTGGACCGAGTACTACACGCCTTGGAGCGTTGTGAACATTTCCCCGGAGTCACCGTCAGCACTTGTCATGGTGAAAGCCGTGGCAGGGGCGCGGGCGGGACTTATAGCCCGGAACCGGGCCTGTCCATGCGCGAAATGGCACGACTTGAGATTTACTGCACCGACGACCATTGCGCGCACCTGGCCGAGGTTATCAGGACGGCGGCGCACACGGGTATTCCGGGGGATGGTGTGATCGGGATTGCGGATCTCGTCGACATTGTTCGCATTCGCAGCGGCGAGCGCAACGACGCCGCCGTATAG